From Magnolia sinica isolate HGM2019 chromosome 13, MsV1, whole genome shotgun sequence, one genomic window encodes:
- the LOC131224199 gene encoding disease resistance protein At4g27190-like → MAIFTPTSFMGTVAVHWKINSQAVAVNGLAMEVLSSTLVDIGKYLWRPLKAQVTCLIHFRDNVKDLKDKVEDLVAKRNDIQEKVRAGCSSGEIATQEVILWQQRAFDILEEAQGIQQRVGENKECLCCPNLRWRYHISKQAKEKAEIIARHRDQGKFDTLTIALPPPPVINQEAPLIKGQASAELAMKKVMDALRDEKIKIIGVWGMGGIGKTTLVKNVNNQMQGRKDFDRVIMALDLADVGIPCVNDMVGCKIIITTRRELVCRNMETQVNIKVDLLSSGESWKLFKEKAGDVVDLPTVYTTAKEVLKECGGLPLAIITLGRALRGVRNPEVWNNALSQLKKSAPSDVEGMSKVYQSIKISYECLRPDLRPGFLFCGLFPEDYDIDVDRMIRYWKGEGFLEDAGSLEETINRGQSWVEELKLLLCY, encoded by the exons ATGGCCATCTTTACACCAACAAGCTTTATGG GAACTGTTgctgtgcattggaagataaacaGTCAAGCAGTTGCTGTAAATGGTTTG GCAATGGAAGTGTTGAGCTCAACATTGGTGGATATTGGCAAGTATCTGTGGAGACCTCTTAAGGCACAAGTGACCTGCCTTATTCATTTCCGTGACAACGTAAAGGATTTGAAAGACAAGGTGGAAGATCTGGTGGCGAAGAGAAATGACATACAAGAAAAGGTAAGAGCAGGATGTTCTAGTGGAGAAATAGCAACCCAAGAAGTCATATTGTGGCAGCAGCGGGCTTTTGACATACTAGAAGAAGCACAAGGGATACAGCAGAGAGTGGGAGAAAACAAGGAATGTCTATGTTGTCCGAATCTAAGATGGCGTTACCATATAAGCAAGCAGGCGAAAGAGAAGGCAGAGATCATTGCTAGGCACCGTGATCAAGGGAAATTTGATACATTGACGATAGCCCTGCCTCCGCCGCCAGTCATAAACCAGGAAGCTCCATTGATCAAAGGTCAAGCATCGGCAGAATTGGCTATGAAGAAAGTCATGGATGCTTTACGCGATGAAAAAATCAAGATAATTGGTGTGTGGGGTATGGGTGGTATTGGTAAGACCACCCTTGTGAAAAATGTGAACAATCAGATGCAGGGCAGGAAAGACTTCGACAGAGTCATAATG GCACTTGATTTGGCTGATGTGGGAATTCCTTGTGTTAATGATATGGTGGGTTGTAAGATCATAATCACCACAAGAAGAGAGCTGGTTTGTAGAAATATGGAAACCCAGGTAAACATCAAAGTAGACTTGCTCTCAAGTGGTGAATCATGGAAACTATTCAAAGAGAAAGCAGGTgatgttgttgatcttcctacTGTGTATACCACCGCAAAGGAGGTTCTTAAAGAATGTGGTGGACTTCCTCTCGCTATTATAACACTGGGAAGGGCACTGAGAGGTGTAAGAAATCCTGAGGTGTGGAACAATGCATTGTCACAGCTGAAAAAGTCTGCACCGAGTGACGTTGAAGGGATGAGCAAGGTATATCAGTCAATCAAAATCAGTTATGAGTGTTTACGACCTGATTTGAGACCGGGCTTCTTGTTTTGCGGCTTGTTTCCTGAAGACTATGATATTGATGTGGATAGGATGATCAGATATTGGAAGGGTGAAGGTTTTCTTGAAGATGCTGGAAGTCTGGAGGAAACAATAAACAGAGGGCAATCTTGGGTTGAGGAACTCAAGCTTCTTCTTTGTTATTAG
- the LOC131223447 gene encoding disease resistance protein At4g27190-like, producing MHDVARDVAILIASKEEVGFKSFVRAGAELKGLLRGLQWEEYMRISLMRSRIDELPEGIMHCPNLLTLMMAENKELSEIKGWFFEETKGLRVLDLSNTAITRLPISLSNLLNLQVLCLRYCRFGKLGCLSPVGGLKQLESLDLSYNDDLCELPVELGELINLRSLNLTYTSSLAIVPHGIISRLAHLEELKMLGSFSKWEVGVKEEEARSSSNCTLAEVASLAELSCLCLHIADLDRFPQDYARLKSLEKLKKFHLYIYQSEYEMYAYTLSLGFTSDSFRRTVLIGCIPITRWVNMILQQTTQIALFHSKGLRTLDEFGNLPSVQKIHLFYCNDMECVFSAREAPATWLKNHVVHSTSFPRMENLTRLLVRECDRVEHVFAGTQSMLQDDVLPRLQSLSFENLKNMRSIWAMGLVGTFKNLAHLDFQCCTVLKKNALSSEQIKGGLPNLVELSVGSCYEIEEIISDVADNEGLLPKLRELRLYKLPELVRICGGNGELPLPQLDWHSLQEISVHKCPKLNKLLPLQRGAQGAPSLREVRGEKEWWETLDWDEDDDIKAYFQPFFIEERAQWDSFGEAT from the exons ATGCATGATGTAGCTAGGGATGTTGCCATTTTGATTGCATCAAAAGAAGAGGTGGGATTCAAATCTTTTGTGAGAGCTGGAGCTGAATTGAAAGGTTTGCTACGAGGACTACAGTGGGAGGAATACATGAGGATTTCTCTTATGCGGAGCAGAATTGATGAACTGCCGGAAGGAATAATGCATTGTCCAAACTTACTAACATTGATGATGGCAGAAAATAAGGAGCTGAGTGAAATAAAAGGTTGGTTTTTTGAAGAAACAAAAGGTCTTCGGGTTCTTGATCTAAGCAACACGGCTATAACTAGGCTACCAATCTCACTTTCGAACCTGTTGAATTTACAGGTGCTTTGCCTGAGATACTGCAGGTTTGGAAAATTGGGTTGTCTGTCACCAGTTGGGGGATTGAAGCAGCTTGAATCCTTGGACCTTTCCTACAACGATGACTTGTGTGAGTTGCCAGTTGAATTGGGGGAATTGATAAATCTAAGGAGCCTGAACTTGACATATACTAGTAGTCTAGCAATTGTACCGCATGGCATCATATCAAGGTTGGCTCACTTGGAAGAATTGAAGATGTTGGGGAGCTTCAGCAAGTGGGAGGTTGGAGTAAAGGAAGAAGAAGCAAGAAGCAGCAGCAACTGTACCTTGGCAGAGGTGGCATCCTTAGCAGAGTTATCCTGTTTATGCCTCCACATTGCCGATTTGGACCGTTTTCCACAGGACTATGCTCGGCTTAAAAGCTTGGAAAAATTGAAGAaatttcatttatatatataccaGTCAGAGTATGAAATGTACGCTTACACACTAAGTCTTGGCTTCACCAGCGATTCATTCAGAAGAACTGTGCTGATTGGTTGCATTCCTATTACAAGATGGGTTAATATGATTTTACAGCAGACTACACAAATAGCATTATTTCATTCCAAGGGACTAAGAACACTCGATGAGTTTGGAAATTTACCAAGTGTGCAAAAAATCCACCTCTTCTACTGCAATGACATGGAATGTGTTTTCAGTGCAAGGGAGGCCCCAGCAACATGGCTCAAGAACCATGTAGTCCATTCCACTTCATTCCCAAGAATGGAGAATTTAACTAGACTCCTGGTGAGGGAATGTGATCGAGTAGAGCACGTGTTTGCTGGTACCCAATCAATGTTGCAAGATGATGTGCTCCCCCGGCTCCAATCCTTGTCTTTTGAGAATCTGAAAAACATGAGAAGCATTTGGGCAATGGGGTTAGTGGGAACGTTCAAGAACCTGGCTCACTTGGACTTTCAATGTTGCACTGTCTTGAAGAAGAATGCTTTATCATCTGAGCAGATAAAGGGGGGCCTCCCTAATCTTGTGGAGCTCAGTGTAGGTAGTTGCTATGAAATAGAGGAGATAATATCAGATGTGGCTGATAATGAGGGTCTCCTACCTAAACTCAGAGAGTTGAGATTATACAAGCTACCGGAATTGGTGCGAATCTGTGGAGGAAATGGAGAACTCCCACTCCCACAACTGGACTGGCATTCATTACAAGAAATCAGTGTGCATAAATGTCCTAAGCTTAACAAGTTGCTGCCACTGCAAAGGGGTGCGCAAGGTGCTCCATCGCTGCGAGAAGTTAGGGGAGAAAAGGAGTGGTGGGAGACATTGGATTGGGATGAAGATGACGATATCAAGGCCTATTTCCAGCCTTTTTTTATAGAAGAAAG AGCGCAATGGGATTCATTCGGGGAAGCAACCTAG